The Microcebus murinus isolate Inina chromosome 4, M.murinus_Inina_mat1.0, whole genome shotgun sequence genome has a segment encoding these proteins:
- the LOC105883427 gene encoding olfactory receptor 52R1 — MVLLSRNSSSHPVSFILLGMPGLESAQFWIAFPFCAMYIVAILGNVTLLHIIRIDHTLHEPMYLFLAMLAITDLVLSSSTQPKMLAIFWFHAHEIEYHACLIQVFFIHTFSSVESGVLMAMALDRYVAICFPLQHSSILTPSVVVKLGAVVLMRGLLWVSPFCFMVSRMPFCDNQVIPQSYCEHMAVLKLVCADTRVNRGYGLFVAFSVVGFDMIVISMSYVMILRAVFQLPSGEASLKAFGTCASHICVILAFYIPALFTFLTHRFGHHVPHIVHIMVANLYVLVPPMLNPIIYGVRTKQIRDRVVQGCCGKDP; from the coding sequence ATGGTGTTGCTTTCACGGAACAGCTCTTCTCATCCTGTGTCTTTCATCCTACTTGGAATGCCAGGACTGGAGAGTGCCCAATTCTGGATTGCCTTTCCATTTTGTGCCATGTATATCGTGGCTATACTTGGGAATGTCACTCTTCTTCACATAATCCGAATTGACCATACTTTGCATGAACCCATGTACCTCTTTCTGGCCATGCTGGCGATCACTGACCTGGTCCTCTCTTCCTCCACCCAGCCTAAGATGTTGGCCATATTCTGGTTCCATGCCCATGAGATTGAATATCATGCCTGCCTCATCCAGGTGTTCTTCATCCATACCTTTTCTTCTGTGGAGTCTGGGGTGCTCATGGCTATGGCCTTGGACCGCTATGTGGCTATCTGCTTCCCACTCCAACACTCCAGCATCCTGACCCCATCAGTAGTGGTCAAACTGGGGGCCGTCGTGCTGATGAGAGGGTTGCTGTGGGTGAGCCCCTTCTGCTTCATGGTCTCCAGGATGCCCTTCTGTGACAACCAGGTCATTCCCCAGTCATACTGTGAACACATGGCTGTGCTGAAGTTGGTGTGTGCCGACACCAGAGTAAATCGTGGGTATGGGCTCTTCGTGGCCTTCTCTGTTGTTGGCTTTGATATGATAGTCATCAGTATGTCGTACGTGATGATTTTGAGAGCTGTGTTTCAGTTGCCTTCAGGTGAAGCCTCCCTCAAGGCTTTTGGCACCTGTGCCTCCCATATCTGTGTTATCTTGGCTTTTTATATCCCAGCCCTTTTTACTTTCCTCACCCACCGTTTTGGCCATCACGTGCCACACATAGTACACATCATGGTTGCTAATCTCTATGTCCTGGTGCCTCCCATGCTCAATCCCATCATCTACGGAGTTAGAACCAAACAGATCAGGGACAGGGTTGTCCAAGGATGTTGTGGGAAAGACCCCTGA
- the LOC105883376 gene encoding olfactory receptor 51H1-like, translating to MMNSNSSYVSHHSFILTGIPEMPDKNPWMAFPLGFLYALTLLGNGTILAVIKVDQSLHEPMYYFLSILAITDISLSMSTLPSMLSIFWFNAPEISFDACITQMFFIHVFGIAESGVLVSMAFDRFVAIRDPLHYASILTHGVIGKIGLAALTRAICVVFPVPFLIKRLPFCHSNVLSHSYCLHQDIMRLACASTRVNSLYGLIVVILTLGLDALIILLSYVLILKTVLGIASNAEKLKALNTCLSHVCAILLFYIPFIGASMIHRFGKHLPPVVHTLMANIYLLLPPVLNPIVYSVKTKQIRRRIIHIFQRKSRA from the coding sequence ATGATGAACTCGAATTCATCGTATGTCAGCCACCACAGTTTCATTCTGACAGGTATTCCAGAGATGCCAGATAAGAACCCATGGATGGCTTTTCCTCTGGGATTTCTTTATGCACTAACACTCCTGGGAAATGGTACCATCCTAGCTGTCATCAAGGTGGATCAGAGTCTCCATGAGCCTATGTACTACTTCCTCTCTATCTTGGCCATCACTGACATTAGTCTCTCCATGTCCACCTTGCCCTCCATGCTCAGCATCTTCTGGTTCAATGCCCCTGAGATTTCCTTTGATGCATGCATCACACAGATGTTCTTCATCCATGTATTTGGAATAGCAGAATCAGGAGTCCTAGTGTCCATGGCCTTTGACAGATTTGTGGCCATCCGAGACCCACTACACTATGCTTCCATCCTCACCCATGGCGTTATTGGAAAGATTGGACTAGCTGCTCTCACCCGGGCAATCTGTGTGGTCTTCCCTGTGCCCTTCCTTATAAAGCGGCTCCCCTTCTGCCATTCCAATGTCTTGTCTCATTCATACTGTCTTCACCAAGACATAATGAGGCTAGCCTGTGCCAGCACTCGTGTCAATAGCCTGTATGGTCTCATCGTAGTCATCCTCACACTGGGGCTCGATGCCCTTATCATTCTCTTGTCTTATGTACTCATCCTGAAGACTGTGCTGGGCATTGCCTCCAATGCTGAAAAACTCAAAGCCCTCAACACCTGCCTCTCTCATGTTTGTGCTATTCTCCTCTTCTATATCCCCTTTATTGGTGCCTCCATGATCCACAGATTCGGGAAGCATTTACCACCAGTAGTGCACACACTCATGGCCAATATCTACCTGCTACTCCCGCCTGTGCTAAACCCCATTGTCTATAGTGTGAAGACCAAACAGATAAGAAGACGGATAATCCACATTTTCCAGAGAAAGAGCAGGGCCTAG
- the LOC105883437 gene encoding olfactory receptor 51H1-like → MADSNHSHFQHLYFVLTGIPGLEQKYYWMAFPLGAIYAIALFGNGVIIATIKSESSLHIPMYYFLCMLALADMGLALCTLPSMLGIFWFNYKSIAFDACLVQMYFIHTFSAIESGVLVVMAFDRVVAIWSPLRYSTILTSGVVCKTGVVILSRAVCVVFPVPFLIKRLPFYRSNILSHSFCLHQDVMRLACASTRVNSLYGLIAVIFTKGSDSLSILLSYVFILRTVMAIASGEGRLKALNTCVSHICAVLIFYVPLIGVTVIHRFGKHLSPLTHALMANAYLLVPPVLNPIVYTVKTKEIRRKIIHIFVHTKITVEG, encoded by the coding sequence ATGGCAGATAGTAACCACTCCCACTTTCAACATCTTTACTTTGTCTTAACTGGAATCCCAGGGCTTGAGCAAAAGTATTACTGGATGGCATTCCCGTTGGGTGCTATATATGCCATTGCCCTCTTTGgcaatggtgtcatcattgcTACCATCAAGTCTGAGTCGTCCCTGCATATCCCCATGTACTACTTTCTGTGCATGCTGGCTTTGGCAGACATGGGACTTGCCCTTTGTACTTTGCCTTCTATGCTAGGCATATTCTGGTTTAACTACAAGTCCATTGCTTTTGATGCCTGTCTTGTTCAGATGTATTTCATCCACACCTTCTCAGCCATTGAGTCTGGTGTGCTGGTGGTGATGGCCTTTGATCGGGTTGTGGCAATCTGGAGCCCCCTCAGGTATAGCACCATCCTAACCAGTGGTGTGGTCTGCAAAACGGGGGTGGTCATCTTGTCAAGAGCAGTCTGTGTCGTCTTCCCTGTGCCTTTCCTTATCAAGCGGCTCCCCTTCTACCGCTCTAACATCTTGTCCCACTCCTTCTGCCTTCACCAAGATGTCATGCGCCTTGCCTGTGCCAGCACCCGTGTCAACAGTCTCTATGGCCTCATCGCTGTCATCTTTACCAAGGGTTCTGActccctctccatcctcctctcctaTGTGTTCATACTCCGAACAGTGATGGCCATAGCCTCCGGGGAGGGCCGGCTGAAGGCACTCAACACCTGTGTTTCACACATTTGTGCTGTACTCATCTTCTATGTGCCACTCATTGGGGTGACTGTCATTCATCGTTTTGGAAAGCACCTGTCACCACTGACTCATGCCCTCATGGCAAATGCCTACCTTCTTGTACCCCCTGTGCTGAATCCCATAGTCTATACTGTGAAGACCAAGGAAATACGAAGAAAAATCATCCATATATTTGTTCACACCAAGATTACTGTGGAAGGTTAG